From Osmerus mordax isolate fOsmMor3 chromosome 28 unlocalized genomic scaffold, fOsmMor3.pri SUPER_28_unloc_7, whole genome shotgun sequence, the proteins below share one genomic window:
- the ak6 gene encoding adenylate kinase isoenzyme 6: MKIMVRPNILLTGTPGVGKTTLGKELAQRTGLAYVNVGDLAKEGQLFDGFDEEYQCPVLDEDRVVDELEDKMSDGGVIVDYHGCDFFPERWFHIVFVLRTDNTNLYSRLESRGYTGKKLQDNVQCEIFQSIYEEAMEAYDQQIVHQLPSNDPEDMERNLEKITQWVEQWMKDHN; encoded by the exons ATGAAAATTATGGTAAGACCTAACATTCTTCTGACAG GCACTCCAGGAGTGGGGAAGACCACCCTTGGAAAAGAGCTCGCCCAGCGAACAGGACTGGCCTACGTCAACGTGGGCGATCTGGCTAAAGAAG GCCAGCTGTTTGATGGTTTTGATGAAGAGTATCAGTGTCCGGTGCTGGATGAGGACAGG GTGGTGGATGAGCTGGAGGACAAGATGTCGGATGGAGGGGTGATCGTGGACTACCACGGCTGTGACTTCTTCCCAGAGCGCTGGTTCCACATCGTATTTGTGCTCCGCACTGACAACACTAACCTTTACAGCCGTCTAGAGAGCAG GGGCTACACAGGGAAGAAGCTGCAGGACAACGTGCAGTGTGAGATCTTCCAGAGCATCTACGAGGAGGCCATGGAGGCCTACGACCAGCAGATTGTCCACCAGCTGCCGAGCAACGATCCTGAGGACATGGAGCGTAACCTGGAGAAGATCACACAGTGGGTTGAACAATGGATGAAGGACCACAACTAG
- the marveld2b gene encoding MARVEL domain-containing protein 2b isoform X2 yields the protein MSAAGRFDVLGPHYDEVPVGSLWREPPRPLEELRGTELALSACPLPPPPLPETPPVGPAPSQEHLEEDQDAMDIKPVRRFIPDSIKNFFREGSNRSSKPWPPPPSPPLTEKDNQTTEGIPCSPPHSPALSLHDSYLDPYGGSGGSYNSQKERDAMLLGAEAVDSERTFRSAMTYSERVEEYHQRYAYMKSWAGLLRILGCVQLLLGAAVFACVCAYVHKDNEWFNMYGYSKPGALGGMGGAAFGGSVNYTGPKTPFVLVLAGLVWVVTVIVLVMGMTMYYRTILLDSTWWPLTEFSISLVLGILYMAGALVYVTDLIRGGLCYYPVFNNPVNGAFCRTEAGQTAAIIFLFFNMFLYLVSSAVCLKLWRHEAARQRREALEQEMKTIGSALPLSMLDGASRTSERTPLPTLPGGLESQQPAPRAAARMLEPEILRGHIPAGHIPKPLVIADYVAKYPTIRTEEERDQYKAVFNDQYAEYKELHAEVQALSRKFEDMDEMMRNLPPRSSSQQEKERINTIVQEYQRKRNCSDLVY from the exons ATGTCTGCCGCAGGCCGCTTCGATGTGCTCGGCCCCCACTACGATGAGGTCCCTGTGGGGTCCCTGTGGAGGGAGCCCCCCCGGCCGCTGGAGGAACTGCGAGGAACAGAGCTGGCCCTGAGCGCCTGccccctgccgccccccccTTTGCCAGAGACACCCCCGGTGGGCCCCGCCCCCAGCCAGGAGCATctggaggaggaccaggacgCCATGGACATCAAACCCGTCCGCCGCTTCATCCCAGACTCCATCAAGAACTTCTTCCGTGAAGGCAGTAACCGTAGCAGCAAGccctggccccctcccccctccccgccgcTCACAGAAAAGGACAATCAGACCACGGAGGGCATCCCCTGCTCGCCCCCGCACTCCCCGGCACTCTCTCTCCACGACTCCTACCTGGACCCCTACGGAGGCTCTGGGGGCAGCTACAACTCCCAGAAGGAGCGCGATGCCATGCTGCTGGGGGCAGAGGCCGTGGACTCTGAGCGGACCTTCCGCTCGGCCATGACGTACAGCGAGCGCGTGGAGGAGTACCACCAGCGCTACGCCTACATGAAGTCCTGGGCTGGGCTTCTGAGGATCCTGGGCTGTGTGCAGCTACTGCTGGGTGCTGCTGTGTTCGCCTGCGTCTGCGCCTACGtacacaaggacaacgagtGGTTCAACATGTACGGATACTCCAAGCCAGGGGCGTTAGGGGGGATGGGCGGAGCTGCGTTTGGCGGCTCGGTCAACTACACCGGGCCCAAAACGCCGTTCGTGCTGGTGTTGGCGGGACTGGTGTGGGTGGTGACGGTGATTGTCCTGGTGATGGGGATGACCATGTACTACCGCACCATCCTCCTGGATTCCACCTGGTGGCCTCTGACAGAGTTCTCCATCAGCCTGGTGCTGGGGATCCTCTACATGGCCGGGGCGCTGGTCTACGTGACCGACCTCATCCGAGGAGGGCTCTGCTATTACCCGGTGTTCAACAACCCAGTTAACGGGGCTTTCTGCCGCACTGAGGCGGGCCAGACGGCCGCCATCATCTTCCTGTTCTTCAACATGTTTCTGTACCTGGTGAGCAGCGCTGTGTGTCTGAAGCTCTGGAGACATGAGGCTGcacggcagaggagagaggcgcTGGAACAGGAG AtgaaaactattggatctgctctGCCACTGTCTATG CTGGACGGGGCCTCCAGGACGTCTGAGCGGACCCCCCTTCCCACGCTGCCTGGAGGCCTGGAGTCCCAGCAGCCCGCCCCGCGTGCGGCCGCACGCATGCTGGAGCCGGAGATCCTGAGAGGGCACATCCCTGCAGGACACATCCCCAAACCCCTGGTAATCGCAGACTACGTGGC GAAGTACCCAACCATCCGtacggaagaggagagggaccagTACAAGGCTGTGTTCAACGACCAGTACGCCGAGTACAAGGAGCTGCACGCCGAGGTCCAGGCCTTGTCCAGGAAGTTTGAGGACATGGATGAAATGATGCGCAACCTGCCCCCACgctcctccagccagcag gaGAAGGAGCGGATCAACACCATTGTGCAGGAGTACCAGAGGAAGAGAAAT TGCTCTGACTTGGTTTACTGA
- the oclnb gene encoding occludin b: MPPHRHHHHHHHHQHHQGQSRHHTSHGSRHKPSELFSNPAFSYYPDEELVHFYPWTSPPGVMKIMSIIIIILCVGIFACVASTLAWDYDMSMMGLSGGIGAGMGGGSYGGSYGGSYGGSYGGGMGGMGGMGGMGGSGGGDTYTDPLAGKSFLIAISAITFLAVLVIFILVVSRQNTSRSPSFYLAAGIISGILAGLMIIATIVYLVAINPTAQTSSSGNFNQIMQLCAQYQNQNQASGIFLNQYLYHYCVVEPQEAIAVVMGVLVFVGLIILLVFALKTRQKIRRWGIERILWEEPKALSGGVPHTIGEWVNNVSGSPEVLVSDANKLVRGSRDYLDQLPKYSSKPLYLPGDSDITSSVGVQLRDQDGAESADELDHVDFSSEFPPIVSEQQRLDYKREFEQEHQEYRALQAELDRINLGLEGLDRDLGRHAPGSSFFLDAMEEYTRLKNLKKSPDYQLKKKRCKHLRSKLSHIKRKISEYDRRS, translated from the exons ATGCCTCCTCACagacatcatcaccaccatcatcatcatcaacaccaCCAGGGCCAAAGCCGGCA CCATACCAGCCATGGCAGCAGACACAAACCCAGCGAGCTGTTCTCCAACCCTGCCTTCTCCTACTACCCCGACGAGGAGCTCGTCCACTTCTACCCCTGGACCTCCCCTCCTGGCGTGATGAAGATCAtgtccatcatcatcatcatcctgtgcGTGGGGATCTTTGCCTGTGTGGCCTCGACTCTGGCCTGGGATTACGACATGAGCATGATGGGCCTGTCTGGTGGAATCGGggcggggatgggggggggctcGTACGGGGGGTCCTACGGGGGGTCCTACGGGGGGTCCTACGGGGGAGGCATGGGGGGCATGGGAGGCATGGGAGGCATGGGGGGCAGTGGAGGGGGGGACACCTACACAGACCCCCTGGCAGGCAAGAGCTTCCTCATCGCCATCTCTGCCATCACCTTCCTGGCTGTGCTCGTCATCTTCATCCTGGTGGTGTCCAGACAGAACACGTCTCGCTCCCCGTCCTTCTACCTGGCAGCCGGCATCATCAGCGGCATCCTGGCCGGCCTGATGATCATCGCCACCATCGTCTACCTGGTGGCCATCAACCCCACCGCCCAGACCTCCAGCTCTGGCAATTTCAACCAGATCATGCAGCTGTGTGCCCagtaccagaaccagaaccaggccaGCGGCATCTTCCTCAACCAGTACCTGTACCACTACTGCGTGGTGGAGCCACAGGAG GCCATCGCCGTGGTGATGGGGGTACTGGTGTTCGTGGGCCTGATCATCCTGCTGGTCTTTGCTCTGAAGACACGTCAGAAGATCCGGCGCTGGGGCATAGAGCGCATCCTGTGGGAGGAGCCTAAGGCGCTCAGCGGAGGCGTGCCGCACACCATTGGAGAGTGG GTAAACAACGTCTCAGGCTCCCCAGAAGTCTTGGTCAGTGATGCCAACAAGCTGGTGAGGGGCTCCAGGGACTACCTGGACCAGCTGCCCAAGTACTCAAGCAAGCCCTTGTACCTTCCTGG AGACTCTGACATCACCAGCTCTGTGGGCGTCCAGCTGCGAGACCAGGACGGAGCCGAGTCTGCTGATGAGCTGGACCATGTGGACTTCAGCTC ggagTTTCCCCCCATCGTGAGTGAGCAGCAGCGTCTGGACTACAAGCGTGAGTTTGAGCAGGAGCACCAGGAGTATCGGGCCCTGCAGGCGGAGCTGGACCGCATCAACCTGGGCCTGGAAGGCCTGGACCGGGACCTGGGCAGGCACGCACCGGGCAGCTCGTTCTTCCTG GATGCTATGGAAGAATACACAAGATTGAAGAATTTGAAAAAG TCCCCAGACTACCAGCTGAAGAAAAAGAGGTGCAAACACCTGAGATCCAAACTGTCCCACATCAAGAGGAAGATCAGCGAGTACGACCGCAGGTCatga
- the marveld2b gene encoding MARVEL domain-containing protein 2b isoform X1: MSAAGRFDVLGPHYDEVPVGSLWREPPRPLEELRGTELALSACPLPPPPLPETPPVGPAPSQEHLEEDQDAMDIKPVRRFIPDSIKNFFREGSNRSSKPWPPPPSPPLTEKDNQTTEGIPCSPPHSPALSLHDSYLDPYGGSGGSYNSQKERDAMLLGAEAVDSERTFRSAMTYSERVEEYHQRYAYMKSWAGLLRILGCVQLLLGAAVFACVCAYVHKDNEWFNMYGYSKPGALGGMGGAAFGGSVNYTGPKTPFVLVLAGLVWVVTVIVLVMGMTMYYRTILLDSTWWPLTEFSISLVLGILYMAGALVYVTDLIRGGLCYYPVFNNPVNGAFCRTEAGQTAAIIFLFFNMFLYLVSSAVCLKLWRHEAARQRREALEQEMKTIGSALPLSMLDGASRTSERTPLPTLPGGLESQQPAPRAAARMLEPEILRGHIPAGHIPKPLVIADYVAKYPTIRTEEERDQYKAVFNDQYAEYKELHAEVQALSRKFEDMDEMMRNLPPRSSSQQEKERINTIVQEYQRKRNDPTFLEKKERCEYLKNKLSHIKQKIQEYNKVMDWNDGFS, from the exons ATGTCTGCCGCAGGCCGCTTCGATGTGCTCGGCCCCCACTACGATGAGGTCCCTGTGGGGTCCCTGTGGAGGGAGCCCCCCCGGCCGCTGGAGGAACTGCGAGGAACAGAGCTGGCCCTGAGCGCCTGccccctgccgccccccccTTTGCCAGAGACACCCCCGGTGGGCCCCGCCCCCAGCCAGGAGCATctggaggaggaccaggacgCCATGGACATCAAACCCGTCCGCCGCTTCATCCCAGACTCCATCAAGAACTTCTTCCGTGAAGGCAGTAACCGTAGCAGCAAGccctggccccctcccccctccccgccgcTCACAGAAAAGGACAATCAGACCACGGAGGGCATCCCCTGCTCGCCCCCGCACTCCCCGGCACTCTCTCTCCACGACTCCTACCTGGACCCCTACGGAGGCTCTGGGGGCAGCTACAACTCCCAGAAGGAGCGCGATGCCATGCTGCTGGGGGCAGAGGCCGTGGACTCTGAGCGGACCTTCCGCTCGGCCATGACGTACAGCGAGCGCGTGGAGGAGTACCACCAGCGCTACGCCTACATGAAGTCCTGGGCTGGGCTTCTGAGGATCCTGGGCTGTGTGCAGCTACTGCTGGGTGCTGCTGTGTTCGCCTGCGTCTGCGCCTACGtacacaaggacaacgagtGGTTCAACATGTACGGATACTCCAAGCCAGGGGCGTTAGGGGGGATGGGCGGAGCTGCGTTTGGCGGCTCGGTCAACTACACCGGGCCCAAAACGCCGTTCGTGCTGGTGTTGGCGGGACTGGTGTGGGTGGTGACGGTGATTGTCCTGGTGATGGGGATGACCATGTACTACCGCACCATCCTCCTGGATTCCACCTGGTGGCCTCTGACAGAGTTCTCCATCAGCCTGGTGCTGGGGATCCTCTACATGGCCGGGGCGCTGGTCTACGTGACCGACCTCATCCGAGGAGGGCTCTGCTATTACCCGGTGTTCAACAACCCAGTTAACGGGGCTTTCTGCCGCACTGAGGCGGGCCAGACGGCCGCCATCATCTTCCTGTTCTTCAACATGTTTCTGTACCTGGTGAGCAGCGCTGTGTGTCTGAAGCTCTGGAGACATGAGGCTGcacggcagaggagagaggcgcTGGAACAGGAG AtgaaaactattggatctgctctGCCACTGTCTATG CTGGACGGGGCCTCCAGGACGTCTGAGCGGACCCCCCTTCCCACGCTGCCTGGAGGCCTGGAGTCCCAGCAGCCCGCCCCGCGTGCGGCCGCACGCATGCTGGAGCCGGAGATCCTGAGAGGGCACATCCCTGCAGGACACATCCCCAAACCCCTGGTAATCGCAGACTACGTGGC GAAGTACCCAACCATCCGtacggaagaggagagggaccagTACAAGGCTGTGTTCAACGACCAGTACGCCGAGTACAAGGAGCTGCACGCCGAGGTCCAGGCCTTGTCCAGGAAGTTTGAGGACATGGATGAAATGATGCGCAACCTGCCCCCACgctcctccagccagcag gaGAAGGAGCGGATCAACACCATTGTGCAGGAGTACCAGAGGAAGAGAAAT GATCCTACATTCCTggaaaagaaggagagatgTGAGTACCTGAAAAACAAACTATCTCACATCAAGCAGAAGATCCAGGAATACAACAAGGTCATGGACTGGAATGATGGTTTCAGCTAA